In the genome of Longimicrobiaceae bacterium, the window CGGCCAGAGCGAGGCCGTCGACGTGCTCTCCGATGCCGCGCGCCGCACGCGCGCCGACCTGCGCGCGAAGCGGAAGCCGGCGTCGTTCCTCTTCGTCGGGCCGACGGGTGTCGGCAAGACGGAGCTCGCGAAGGCACTCGCCGAAGCGCTGTTCGACGACGAGACGGCGCTAGTGCGCATCGACATGGCCGAGTACAAGGAGGCGCACTCGGTGTCGGGGCTGATCGGCTCGCGCCCGGGGCTGGTGGGCTCGGAGCAGGGCGGCTTCCTCACCGAGCAGGTGCGCCGCAGCCCGCACTCCATCGTCCTCTTCGACGAGGTGGAGAAGGCGCATCCCGAGGTGATCGACATCCTGCTGGGGGTGCTCGACGAGGGCCGCCTCACCGACGCGCGCGGGCGCTTCTGCGACTTCAGCAACACGCTCATCATCCTCACCTCCAACCTGGGCGTGCGCGAGGCGAACGCCGCCAGCGACGACCCGGCCGAGCGCAAGGAGATCATCCTGCGCGTGGTGCAGGCGTCGCTGCGCCCCGAGCTGTTCAACCGGCTGGGCGAGGTGATCGCCTTCGACGTGCTGGGCCGCGAGGTGCTTGAGCGCATCGTCCGCACGCACCTCTCGGGCCTGGGGCGGCGCCTGCTGGAGCAGTACGGCGCGTCGCTCGAAGCCGACGCCGAGGCGGTGTCGCTGCTGGCCGAGCTGGCGCACGACCCCGCGTACGGCGCGCGGCCGGTGGAGCGCACCGTCGACCGGCTGGTGGTGTCGGACCTGTCGCGGCTCGTGATCGGCGGCGACGTGGGCCCCGGCTCGGTAGTGCGCCTGGTCCGCGACGGCGACGGCGTGGCGCTGCTGGCCGGCACCCGCGAAGAGGTGGACGCCGAGGCCGCGCGGATGGCCGAGGAGGCCGCGGCGCTCACTGCAGCGACCGCCGCGTCGAATGCTGCCGACGAGGATGAAGCAGGGGCACCGGAGGGAGACGGGGAGGATGCGCCCACTCCGGCCGCCGCCGGCGAGCCGGCTTCCGTGTGAGGGAACGATGATGCGTGCGATGATCCGGAGCGCGTGTGGCGCGGCGATGCTGCTGGCCGCCGGCGCCCTTCCGCTGGCGGGGCAGGGGACCCCGCCGCCCGCGACCTCCGCGCCGCCGGCGCAGGCCGCGCCGGCGCAGCCGAACGCGGTTGCCCCGGTGCAGCCCGGCCCGCCCGCGCTCACCCCGGCGCAGCAGGAGGACAAGCGCCGCCTGCAGGAGCGCGCGCGCACCAAATCCGCCACGCCCGAGGCGACCACCGCGGCGGCGAACGAGCGGCTGGACCTGTGGAAGATGGTGCTCATCATCGACCCGGCCGACGTGGAGGCGCGGCTGGGCTACGAGCAGGCGCAGCGCGACCTGGAGGCGGCGCGCGCGCAGGAGACGCTCCAGGCGCAGCAGCGCGACACCGACGCCCGCACGCAGGCCTCCGCGGCCCAGGCTCGCAGGGAACAACTGGGAACCGCTGAGCGCGCACTGTACGCCCGCGACCTGAACACAGCCGACCAAGCCGTGGGCGTGGTCCTGGCGCAGACCCCCGACGACCCGCGCGCGCTTTCGCTGCGCGACGCCATCCGCCAGACCCGCGAGGCGCGCGCCTTCACGCGGCGCATGCTGATGGCGGCGGGGGCCATGCTGGTGCTGGCCGTCGGCATCATCGTGCTGCTGAAGAAGCTCTCGCCGCGGCGTGATGCGGCGCGGGAGGGCGGCGGGGCGAAGGCGGTGGTGAAGGTGGTCGACGGGATCGGCCGCGGAAAGCTGATGCTGGTGGAGAAGGAGGTCTTCCGCATCGGCGCGGCCGACGGCGAGCGTCCGGACGAGAAGAACGACCTGGTGGTGAGCGACTCGGGCGCACTGGTGTCGCGCTACCACTGCACCATCCTGCGCAAGGGCCGCGACTACTTCCTGCTCGACAGCAGCCTCAACGGCACGCGCCTGAACGGCCGCCGCCTGGACCGCGGCGAGCACCACCCGCTCGAAGACGGCGACGAGTTCGTCCTCGCCGACGCCGCGCGGGTGAAGTTTCTGATGACGTGAGGCACTGATCATGGGCTTGCGTTTACTGCTTCACCGTGGAAGTGAACGATTCGAACTCGTAGGAGCGGATAATCCGCTCCGGCGCGGAGAGCAGATCGTGCCCTTGCGAGATCGGCAAATGGCCGTCCGGTTCTTACAGCAAGTCAGCGCTGATCCAAAAGGGAAAGTTGACCTACAGGTCTGCTCAGAGCACTTCAAAACGTACATGGGATCTTACCGGGATCGGGACTTTGTCGCTAACCTTGCGAGTGCTTTGACCGATGGAGTTGTTCGAGTCATCGACCTGCCTGCTGAACTTCGGCCTGACGAGCACCGGACCGACTTCATCTTCGCCAAGAAATCCCCTCTTCGTAAACGATATGAGGCTCCCGTAAAATTTTGGAACGAGGCGGCGGCCACACGTACGCTAGCCGATATGGCGAAGGTTCCTTCGGGCATGAAAAAATTAGTCGCTGCTGCGCAAGCCATCTCCATCGGACATCTCGGCGGAAGCACACTGATTCGTGAGTTGGCCAAACGTCTGGTCCGGGGTGAGATCTCGTTAATGAAGGTACATCAATTACCGGTAGCAACGTTTGGCGTTCATACAGCGCAAGCATCGGTCCTCGGAGCTAGCTATTCGCCCGATGTTTCGCAGCATGTTGGTGAGTTGGCGGGCATCGGGGCTGCTGTAGGCGCAGCAATTGGCGGGTTTATTGGTGGTGCTGGCGGCGGCGCTGGTGGTGCGATAGTGTGTGCCCCTGGCGGACCTGCGGCCATCGTTTGCGGTGTCGGTGGCGCGTCAGCCGGAGTTGCAGAAGGCGCAGCTGCTGGGGGAGCTATTGGTGGTGCCGTCGGTGCAGGGATTGGCGCACTCTTGAATGCCGGGCACGGGACCGGTGGCGGTGGTAATGGAGATGATGAAGATCCTGAGTTGAACAAGTGGGCAAAGCGGTTGGGCCTAAATAAAGCAAGTAAGAACACCCAAGAACTGTTCCGGAACCGTTTAACGAAAGTCGCTGATTACATTAACAAGTTTCGCAAAGGAAGCATTCGGCGAGAAATTCCGACGGACTACCTCAAGAAAACAGTGGATGAGGCGTTGCGGGAGGGCGGCTCAAAAGTTCGTAAACTCCTAACCGACAAACGCTTCTTGAAATAAGGGGATGAGATGGAGGAGAACGAGGATGTCTCAAGAAGCTGGTTCAGCACCAACGTTCGTCTGGTTTGCCTCATTGAGGATCAAGGTAGCGTGAGGTCCATGGAGTGTGTTCATGTGTTTCGGTCATCTGGCTGGGAGTCAGCCTTTCAGCGCGCTCTTGAGCTTGGACGCACGCACGAAGAGAGCTTCGTGAACGTCGACGGCGAGCGGGTCAAGTGGGTGTTGGCCGAGATTGTTTCGTTGGATTTCCTTCGAACCAACGAGTTGAACGGCGCGGAGGTGTATTCGGCCACC includes:
- a CDS encoding AAA family ATPase codes for the protein GQSEAVDVLSDAARRTRADLRAKRKPASFLFVGPTGVGKTELAKALAEALFDDETALVRIDMAEYKEAHSVSGLIGSRPGLVGSEQGGFLTEQVRRSPHSIVLFDEVEKAHPEVIDILLGVLDEGRLTDARGRFCDFSNTLIILTSNLGVREANAASDDPAERKEIILRVVQASLRPELFNRLGEVIAFDVLGREVLERIVRTHLSGLGRRLLEQYGASLEADAEAVSLLAELAHDPAYGARPVERTVDRLVVSDLSRLVIGGDVGPGSVVRLVRDGDGVALLAGTREEVDAEAARMAEEAAALTAATAASNAADEDEAGAPEGDGEDAPTPAAAGEPASV
- a CDS encoding FHA domain-containing protein, encoding MIRSACGAAMLLAAGALPLAGQGTPPPATSAPPAQAAPAQPNAVAPVQPGPPALTPAQQEDKRRLQERARTKSATPEATTAAANERLDLWKMVLIIDPADVEARLGYEQAQRDLEAARAQETLQAQQRDTDARTQASAAQARREQLGTAERALYARDLNTADQAVGVVLAQTPDDPRALSLRDAIRQTREARAFTRRMLMAAGAMLVLAVGIIVLLKKLSPRRDAAREGGGAKAVVKVVDGIGRGKLMLVEKEVFRIGAADGERPDEKNDLVVSDSGALVSRYHCTILRKGRDYFLLDSSLNGTRLNGRRLDRGEHHPLEDGDEFVLADAARVKFLMT
- a CDS encoding DUF4288 domain-containing protein — encoded protein: MEENEDVSRSWFSTNVRLVCLIEDQGSVRSMECVHVFRSSGWESAFQRALELGRTHEESFVNVDGERVKWVLAEIVSLDFLRTNELNGAEVYSATTDVLPEGVVPFDHYFRPEESDPTQSV